A single genomic interval of Drosophila virilis strain 15010-1051.87 chromosome 2, Dvir_AGI_RSII-ME, whole genome shotgun sequence harbors:
- the Dic2 gene encoding mitochondrial dicarboxylate carrier, translating to MLVDQRRISRWYFGGVASSMATMVTHPLDLLKVLIQTQKENLSILETTRKIVREQGVWAMYNGISASLLRQYTYTLSRFGLYTAGARMIDTTSMTSKVLLAAFGGAAGGFIGAPADLLNVRLQNDVKLPHAQRRNYKHAVDGLVRVCREEGCSHLFNGASIAATRGAFMTVGQIAFYEETKDLLVAAGFPSRTDTYIFASIISAIAATGLTQPIDVAKTRRMNARPGEYASMTDVFYRTALEGPMAFFKGSIPAFARLGPHTVLLFITLEFLRTHFGYLPDNA from the exons atgttggTTGATCAGCGTCGTATTTCGCGTTGGTATTTCGGCGGTGTTGCCAGCTCAATGGCAACGATGGTTACGCATCCATTGGATTTGCTGAAGGTATTGATCCAGACGCAGAAGGAGAACTTATCTATTCTAGAAACGACCCGGAAAATTGTACGTGAACAGGGCGTATGGGCAATGTATAATGGTATCTCAGCCTCTCTACTACGCCAATACACTTACACGTTATCTCGTTTTGGTCTCTATACCGCTGGTGCCCGCATGATAGACACCACCTCGATGACGAGTAAAGTCCTGCTGGCCGCGTTCGGCGGAGCCGCTGGTGGATTTATCGGTGCTCCGGCGGATTTGCTGAACGTGCGTCTGCAGAATGACGTAAAGCTGCCCCATGCGCAACGAAGaaa CTACAAGCACGCCGTCGACGGACTTGTGCGAGTCTGTCGCGAAGAGGGTTGCTCACATCTGTTTAATGGCGCCTCTATTGCTGCGACGCGTGGTGCTTTTATGACTGTTGGCCAAATTGCTTTCTATGAAGAGACCAAGGACCTTCTTGTCGCCGCAGGTTTTCCTAGCCGAACGGACACGTACATCTTCGCATCAATAATATCGGCGATTGCGGCAACAGGGCTTACCCAGCCCATAGATGTGGCCAAGACGCGGCGCATGAATGCACGTCCTGGTGAATACGCAAGCATGACAGATGTGTTCTACAGGACGGCCCTGGAGGGACCAATGGCATTTTTCAAGGGCTCGATTCCGGCGTTTGCACGTCTGGGACCGCATACGGTATTGCTGTTTATAACGCTCGAGTTTTTGCGTACGCATTTTGGCTATTTACCTGACAATGCATAG
- the MtnB gene encoding metallothionein-2, translating to MGCKGCGTNCQCTAQKCGSNCACHKDCNCVCKSGPKEQCCSSK from the exons ATGGGCTGCAAGGGTTGTGGAACTA ATTGCCAGTGCACGGCACAGAAGTGTGGCAGCAATTGTGCCTGCCATAAGGATTGCAACTGTGTGTGCAAGTCTGGACCCAAGGAGcaatgctgcagcagcaaataa
- the MFS9 gene encoding sialin, with product MTDLESTKVEKHNGHQPHHNNNELVESEPLTWRFWRKQRYIVVLLAFFGFFNVYSLRVNLSVAIVAMTENRTVVDADGNISYEQDFPWDPKQKGLILSSFFYGYIMTQFLGGYIGTKVGGNLVFGLGIGTTAILTLLTPLAANHSLGMFLAVRIIEGVFEGVTFPGIHAVWARWSPPLERSRMASIAFAGNYAGTVIAMPSSGMLAARYGWASVFYVFGAIGVVWLILWLLFVRAGPELDRFCSKEECEYIQKSIGYVGAKKIKHPWKAFFTSMPFYAIIASHFSENWGFYTLLTQLPSFLKDTLNFDLGKTGFLSALPYLAMGILLAISGYLADWLQVKGIWTTTQVRRNFNCGAFLAQTVFMMLTAYIMDPTWSVVFITIAVGLGAFAWSGFAVNHLDIAPQHASVLMGIGNTFATIPGIVSPLLTGYIVGDSGDRYEWRLVFFISAGIYLVGCVIYWFYASGELQEWAKTPEQKASEAEQKQLQLTQTTGFVNTAAELKD from the exons ATGACAGATTTGGAGTCAACAAAAGTCGAAAAGCACAATGGCCATCAGCCGCATCACAACAA CAATGAACTTGTTGAGAGTGAACCCCTCACCTGGAGATTCTGGCGCAAGCAGCGTTACATTGTGGTGCTGTTGGCCTTTTTTGGCTTCTTCAATGTCTACTCGCTGCGCGTGAATCTTTCTGTGGCCATTGTGGCTATGACCGAGAATCGCACCGTGGTGGATGCCGATGGTAATATATCCTACGAACAGGACTTTCCCTGGGACCCCAAGCAGAAGGGCCTAATATTGAGCTCCTTCTTCTATGGCTATATCATGACACAGTTCCTAGGCGGCTACATTGGCACCAAAGTTGGCGGAAATCTT GTTTTTGGCTTGGGCATCGGCACAACTGCCATCCTCACCCTGCTCACGCCATTGGCAGCTAACCACAGCTTGGGAATGTTCCTGGCTGTGCGCATTATTGAGGGCGTATTCGAAGGCGTCACATTTCCGGGCATTCATGCCGTGTGGGCTAGGTGGTCGCCGCCATTGGAACGCTCTCGCATGGcatcaattgcatttgcagGCAATTATGCTGGAACGGTGATTGCAATGCCATCGTCTGGTATGTTGGCAGCACGCTACGGCTGGGCGAGCGTTTTCTACGTATTTGGAGCAATTGGTGTAGTCTGGTTGATACTGTGGTTGCTGTTTGTACGTGCGGGGCCAGAGCTGGATCGCTTCTGCTCGAAAGAGGAGTGTGAGTACATACAGAAATCGATTGGCTATGTGGGCGCCAAGAAGATCAAGCACCCTTGGAAAGCGTTTTTCACATCGATGCCCTTCTATGCCATTATTGCATCACACTTCTCTGAGAACTGGGGCTTCTATACGCTGCTCACACAGCTGCCCAGTTTTCTTAAGG ATACGCTTAACTTTGATCTGGGCAAAACTGGCTTCTTATCGGCTCTGCCCTACCTGGCTATGGGCATTTTGCTGGCCATATCTGGTTATCTGGCCGATTGGCTGCAGGTGAAGGGCATCTGGACTACAACACAAGTGCGTCGAAACTTCAATTGTGGTGCTTTCTTGGCTCAAACGGTCTTCATGATGCTAACGGCTTATATTATGGATCCCACTTGGTCGgttgtttttattacaatTGCCGTCGGCCTGGGCGCCTTTGCTTGGTCCGGATTCGC TGTCAATCACTTGGACATTGCACCACAGCACGCCAGTGTTCTGATGGGCATTGGCAATACGTTTGCCACCATTCCCGGCATTGTCAGTCCCCTGCTGACGGGCTACATTGTGGGCGATAGCGGAGACCGTTATGAATGGCGCCTGGTCTTCTTTATATCGGCTGGCATTTATCTTGTTGGCTGCGTCATCTACTGGTTTTATGCCTCGGGCGAGCTACAGGAGTGGGCCAAGACGCCCGAGCAAAAGGCTTCGGAGGCCGAACAGAAACAACTGCAGCTGACACAGACAACTGGATTCGTTAACACAGCGGCCGAGCTAAAGGACTAA